The sequence TACCTGATCTCCAGGATCTTCTCCCGCATGGCATAGACCACGGCTTCCATCCGGGAGTGCAGCTGCAACTTCTCCAGAATGTTGCGGACGTGGTTCTTCACCGTGTTCTCGGAAATGAACAGCTCCTTGGCGATATCCCGGTTGTTCATCCCAGTCGCCACGAGTTTCAGGACTTCGAGTTCCCGCTCGGTGAGCCGGGGAGCCGGGACGAGCCTGCGTTCGTCGGTGCGCTGGATCATCGACTTGAACTCGGTGAGGAGCTTGGACGCCATTGACGGGCTGATCTGGGACTGTCCGTCGGCCACCGCGCGGATCGCCGTGGCCACCTCGTCGGTGGAGATCTCCTTGAGGAGATATCCGGTGGCGCCCGCCTTGATCGCGTCGTAGAGGTCGGCCTCCTCGTCGCTGATCGTCAGCATGATGATCTTCGCGCTGGGCGCCACCTCCTTGATGGAGGTGCACGCCTCGATACCGCCGCGTTTGGGCATCCGCACATCCAT is a genomic window of Streptomyces sp. NBC_01237 containing:
- a CDS encoding response regulator transcription factor, with translation MANTFGPVRDASDSDGTGAHTGADTGGGSRKEPIRVLVVDDHALFRRGLEIVLAHEEDIQVVGEAGDGAEAVDKAADLLPDIVLMDVRMPKRGGIEACTSIKEVAPSAKIIMLTISDEEADLYDAIKAGATGYLLKEISTDEVATAIRAVADGQSQISPSMASKLLTEFKSMIQRTDERRLVPAPRLTERELEVLKLVATGMNNRDIAKELFISENTVKNHVRNILEKLQLHSRMEAVVYAMREKILEIR